The archaeon genome includes the window CGCTTTGCGCTGGTTCTCGTTGAGGCCGGCGAAGATCGGGACCGAGCCAATCATCGAGACGGCGTCGCTCGAGGCGGGCATTCGTGTTCCCGCGCGCCTCAGCCGATTTAAACCCACCGACAATTTTCTTGAGGGCCTGACTTGGACTTTGCTACCTGGCGAGTCAAGTTGTTGGCGCGCGTTTGGTTGTAAGAGAGACGATCAGGGCAGAAGCGGAAACTACTAGGATAGAGAAGGACACTGCCATCTGACCTACTTCATTTGGATGGATACAAGTTGCGGGGCATGAGAATCCTCCAGGGCAGATGCAGCCACGATTCAACAAATAGGCCAACAGGAGCAGAACAAAGCCGATTACCACGCCAAGAGCAGAGACACTTCTGAGTAGTGTCATCTTCTAAATTGACCGTGTCTAGGACTGGTTCGACCTATATTGAATCCTTCCACGAGAGGCCTCGCCGCCAAGAATAGGGACCGCCACACCGAGAAATGGATAGAGCCTAATGGTACGCGAAGGTTAAAGCGAATGCGCCCCACGCAGGTCCTCGGACTTGAGCGACCCGGCTGGCGAGAGGAGGCTTGGAGCAATAATGTTCACCGACGTCGTCGGCTACTCTTCGATTACCTCCGTTGACGAGCGGCGGGCGCTGAGGCTCCTGGACGAGCACAGAGGGGTCTTGAGCTCGGTCTTCCAGAAGTATGGGGGACGGGTCGTCAAGACGATAGGGGATGGTTTCCTCGTGGAGTTCGCGAGCGCCGTGGAGGCGGTCAACTGCGCGGTCGACGCGCAGAGGCAGATGTCAAACGCCAACCAAGGGAGAGAGGCGGGCGACCGGGTCTCGGTGAGGATCGGGATACACGTGGGCGACGTGGTGCACTCTGGGGGCGACGTGCTGGGGGACGCAGTCAATGTCGCGGCTCGGGTTCAGCCGGTGGCTGAGGCGGGCGGGATCTGTGTGACCCGACAGGTGGTCGACCAGGTTGAGAGGAAGGTCGACGCCAAGTTGGTCAGGATTGGCGTCCGCGAACTTAAGAACATCAGATACCCGGTCGAGCTTTACAGGGTTGAGGTGTCAGGAAAGACGGCAAGCGTAGGTGAGCAGACCTTGGACCAGCGCAGGTTGGCCATCCTCCCCTTCACGAATCTGAGCGGCGACCCTGAAGACAGGTACTTCGCGGACGGGATGACGGAGGAACTGATCGCCACTGTGTCGAGAATCGGCGAATTGTCGGTGATCTCAAGGACCTCGGTGATGAGGTACAAGGACAGGTCCGTCTCCATAGGGGAGATCGGGGTCGAGCTTTCGGCTGGGAGCGTGCTCGAGGGGAGCGTGAGGAGGGCTGGGAACAAGGTGAGGATCACGGTCCAACTCATCGACGCTCGGAGCGAAAGGCACCTCTGGGCACAGAGCTACGACAGGGACCTGACCGACGTCTTCGCGATCCAGGCGGACATCGCCGAGAAGGTGGCCGAGGCACTCAAGGTTCAGCTGCTGTCGAAGGAGAAGGCGGGATTAGGAAAGAAGAGGCCGGTGGACCCGGAGGCGTACACCCTCTACCTGAAGGGACGGACGCTGTGGAACGAGAGGACCCAGGATGCGGTGACGACCGCCTTGAAGCACTTCGAGGAGGCGGTGAAGATCGACCCCGGGTTCGCGGAGGCATATTCAGGCCTGGCGGACTGTTACCTGATATTGGCAGACTACAGGCACATCACGGTCGCTACTGGGATAGCCGAGGGAAAGAAGTACGCTCGGAAGGCGATCGAGCTCGATGAGGCCTTGGCCGAAGGACACGCGTCGATGGGGTTGGCGTTGGGGACCGAGTGGGAGTTCGAGGCGGCCGTCGGCGAGTTCAATCGGGCCTTGGAGCTGAGGCCCAACTACGCGTTTGCCCTTCACTGGTCTGCGTTCGACCACTATTTCTTGGGGCTGTACGACGAGTCGTTCGAGTTGGAGCTGAAGGCGGCGGCGCTGGACCCCTACTCGCTCCCGATAGCGTGCTCCCTGTCCGTCTTATACATGGAGAGAGGAAGGCAGGCTGAGGCGTTGGAGAGGCTCGACAGGCTTGCCACCCTGAACCCGAACCACATGCTGGCCTACTTCTGGAGGTCCTTCGCCAGGACTTGGGCTGGGAGGAACGAGGAGGCGATAGCCGATGCGAGGAGGTGCGTTGAGCTGGGAGAAGAGACGATCGCTCTGCTGCAGCTTGCCTGGGTTCTTGCATCGGCAGGGAAGGTCGAGGAGGCGGTTGGAGTGCTCGATAAGGCTCAGTCGCGCCCGGACGCGGCTAACATGTGGGCTGCTTACCTAGGAGCCGTGCAGCTCCTGGTGGGAAGGGATGCGGAGGGGTTCGCCTCGATGCAGAGGGCGCTGAAAAAGCTGGACAACAAGCTGTTCACCTTCGGGGTGGCTCCCTCCGAAAGGAAGTTCCTGGGCGACCCTCGGTGGAAGGCCATCGAGGCGCAACTCAAGAAGTACAGAAGAAGCGCTACCGCTTCCTGACTTCTGGCCCTACTAGGACTCTCTTTGGCTTCGGCCCAAGCGCGAGCACCGCCTTCCCGTAGGCCGACCAAGACACCCCGAGCTTTTGGGCGACCATCATTTCGATCATGGTCGCAAAGTCGTGCTCCTCCCTGTAGGGAGCCCTGGGGTCGTTCCCCGGCTCGGCGTCCATGGGATGGAGGTTGCGGCGCCGCTCAGATTCGAAGTTGACGTCGAAGGCGACGACCTCGCGGTCGCTGATGCCGTTCATCTTGCAGAGCTCGTATTCGATCATCTCGTGGAGGGCGACCAGGAAGACGTACCTCTGGTCCTTCATCTTGCTGACCCGAATCTCGGCAGGCTTACCGGGTATCCAATCCCCGACGGTCTCGTACCTCTGTTTCTTGTGAGGGACCTGAGAAATCGTGAACTCCATCCTTCGGTCCTTCCCGCGGACGAGGCTCCTGGGCCTTAGTGCGCCTTTCGGGGCGGCCTTGCGAGAGCGTCTGAGGGCCTGAGAGGACATTTCGTTCGAGAGAGGCCGCCCGGAGCCGCCCTATGGGGGTGACAGTCTAAAGACGGCCCCTTTTTGGTGAAGCAATCTTGAGCCCCATGAGAGGCTCGGAAGCCCAGGTCTGAAGGTGGCGGGGCCGTTCCGGTTAATACGGGGTCTTGGGACGAGATGAGAGGCCTAATGAGACGTCCGAGGCGTAGGTGGTGGCGGCCTAGCCCTGCTTGGGCATGTCCTTCTCGTGGACGATGGACGCTGAGTTTATGCAGTATCTCAGCCCGGTCGGGTTTGGGCCGTCGTCGAAGACGTGCCCCAGGTGGGCCCCGCAGTTTGAGCAGTTGACCTCGACTCTCTTCATGCCGTAGCTGGTGTCGGTCTCCTCGCTGACGCTTTCCTTCTTGATGGGCTGGAAGAAGCTGGGCCACCCTGTGCCCGAGTCGAACTTTGTGTTAGAGTCGAAGAGCGTCTGCCCGCAGACGGCGCAGTGGAACATTCCCTTTTCGTGGCTGTTCCAGTACTTCCCGGTGAAGGCGCGTTCAGTACCCTTCAGGAAGCAGACTTCGTACTGCTCCGGAGTCAGCTGGTCCTTGAGCTTCTGCTTGAGTGCCGCCCTCTCCTGGTCGTTCATGAATCAGAATCGGCCGACCCCCCAGATAAAGTTTCGAGGAAGCGGAATGAGTTGTGCCCGGATCCTGCGAAAGACCATGTCGAGCCTGATGGTAAACGTGCACGAGTGCGGGCTGTCCAACCTTAAATCGTAATTTGGAGGCGACATACATGTTGGGCGGGGAGCCTTCCGGGCGCTCGAGACGATGGTTAGGGGCCATCGGGAGAGGAGTTGTCGCAGCGGTCCTGCTTGGACTCTTCTCAGCGGGATATTGGGCCCTGAATCAGACCTTGGACTCGGTGACCATCCTTCACAGGGCCTTCGTCGACCTTCCGTTTTCACCTTGGAGGTTGGACGTCTGGACCTACCATGACGTGGCCTTCACCCTCCTTTGGGTTTCCTACGTGGGCTTTGCCTTGTGGGAGGCCTTGCCCTGGAGGTTCGCACAGCACCACGTTGCGAGAGCCGCAATCGCACTCTTCGGCTTCTCCGTCCTTACTGCCGGGCTCTGGCTTGCCCAAGACCTGATGAACGCGGTACTCGTCCTGCGCAGGGGATATGTCGACTTCCCGTTCTTCTTGTCTAGGCCTGACCTTCTGGCGACCAGAGACATAGTGGAACTGCTCGTCCCTGCGGGCTTTCTTTCCTTGTTCGCTCTCAACCGAGTGGCAGGCCTCGTGCCGCGCGACCAGCAGTCCCGCCCAGGCGCTTGAGAAAGCTCGAGCTGGATAATCTTAAGTGCCCCTCGAGGGCATGATGTCACGTCGTTTTGGCAAAGTTCACCTCGGCGCAGCAGGGCTGGAAGGAGCAGCTCGGGACGGTGATGTCCGTCGAGGTCACGAAGCTCTTCGTAGGGAAGACCAACGTCAGGAAGAGCCCCGGCGACGTCGGGGACCTGGTAGACTCGGTCAGAGAGAAGGGGATCCTAGAGCCTGTCATAGCCAGGCCGGTGGGAGGAAGGTTCGAGCTCGTAGTCGGGTCGAGGAGGTTCGAGGCGGCCAAGATTGCGGGGATCAAGAAGATCCCGGCGGTCGTCAGGCCCATGACGGACGAAGAAGCGATCATAGTCTCGCTAGTCGAGAACATCCAGAGGAGGGACATCGAGCCTGAGGAGGAGTACGACGCCATCGCCGCGCTTAGGAAGGCCAACCCGAAGGCCTACGGGACTTCAGAGCAGCTCGCAAAGGCGATCGGCAAGTCGAGGAGGTACGTCGAAGACAGGATCAATGCGGTCGAAGCGGTCAGGAACATCAGGAGGGAGTCGAGGTCAGAGATAACGGTCAAGCAGGCCCCGCTCCCGAGGGAGCGGAGAGAGGGCGTCCTTCCGGTCAAGCACGCCACCTTCCTTCACCGCGCCGAGGAGGCTCCCACTGTCCAAGAGCTTCCCAAGAGAGAGAGGGCCGCCCAGATGAAGGAGCTGGCGGAGACAATCGCACCGATGCGCAGGCCGGAGGCGGAGAGCGTGGTCAGCCACTTCGTCATGGCCCCGCAGAGGCCTGTCGAAGACATCAAGCGGGAGGTCTCCTACCTGCACGCCGTCAAGCTCGAAGTGCTTCTCGATCCCAGGGTGGCGGAAGGCCTGAGGAGGGCCGCTGAGGAGAGGAACACCACGATGGAGGCGGTCGCGAC containing:
- a CDS encoding tetratricopeptide repeat protein; amino-acid sequence: MSDPAGERRLGAIMFTDVVGYSSITSVDERRALRLLDEHRGVLSSVFQKYGGRVVKTIGDGFLVEFASAVEAVNCAVDAQRQMSNANQGREAGDRVSVRIGIHVGDVVHSGGDVLGDAVNVAARVQPVAEAGGICVTRQVVDQVERKVDAKLVRIGVRELKNIRYPVELYRVEVSGKTASVGEQTLDQRRLAILPFTNLSGDPEDRYFADGMTEELIATVSRIGELSVISRTSVMRYKDRSVSIGEIGVELSAGSVLEGSVRRAGNKVRITVQLIDARSERHLWAQSYDRDLTDVFAIQADIAEKVAEALKVQLLSKEKAGLGKKRPVDPEAYTLYLKGRTLWNERTQDAVTTALKHFEEAVKIDPGFAEAYSGLADCYLILADYRHITVATGIAEGKKYARKAIELDEALAEGHASMGLALGTEWEFEAAVGEFNRALELRPNYAFALHWSAFDHYFLGLYDESFELELKAAALDPYSLPIACSLSVLYMERGRQAEALERLDRLATLNPNHMLAYFWRSFARTWAGRNEEAIADARRCVELGEETIALLQLAWVLASAGKVEEAVGVLDKAQSRPDAANMWAAYLGAVQLLVGRDAEGFASMQRALKKLDNKLFTFGVAPSERKFLGDPRWKAIEAQLKKYRRSATAS
- the msrB gene encoding peptide-methionine (R)-S-oxide reductase MsrB — its product is MNDQERAALKQKLKDQLTPEQYEVCFLKGTERAFTGKYWNSHEKGMFHCAVCGQTLFDSNTKFDSGTGWPSFFQPIKKESVSEETDTSYGMKRVEVNCSNCGAHLGHVFDDGPNPTGLRYCINSASIVHEKDMPKQG
- a CDS encoding ParB/RepB/Spo0J family partition protein → MAKFTSAQQGWKEQLGTVMSVEVTKLFVGKTNVRKSPGDVGDLVDSVREKGILEPVIARPVGGRFELVVGSRRFEAAKIAGIKKIPAVVRPMTDEEAIIVSLVENIQRRDIEPEEEYDAIAALRKANPKAYGTSEQLAKAIGKSRRYVEDRINAVEAVRNIRRESRSEITVKQAPLPRERREGVLPVKHATFLHRAEEAPTVQELPKRERAAQMKELAETIAPMRRPEAESVVSHFVMAPQRPVEDIKREVSYLHAVKLEVLLDPRVAEGLRRAAEERNTTMEAVATLAIHSWLRLQRYA